One genomic segment of Ipomoea triloba cultivar NCNSP0323 chromosome 9, ASM357664v1 includes these proteins:
- the LOC116029588 gene encoding uncharacterized protein LOC116029588, with translation MEHHRHFLMFNFDKYDKWKVRMHAHLSVIHDEMWDVITDGPIKILQLTTEERTRSNLDNIAKDILYKALDESLFPRVRKCKPAKDIWDTLMQIGEGDEQEKEKKLTIAMKRFEDFKLGAKESISDMEARFMKLLLDIGDLDEEKLTQKEINLKILRGLPKSWEMKVIAMRDH, from the exons ATGGAACACCATAGACATTTTCTTATGTTTAACTTTGATAAATATGATAAATGGAAAGTGCGAATGCATGCTCACTTGTCTGTCATTCATGATGAAATGTGGGACGTGATTACTGATGGACCCATCAAGATTCTACAA CTGACAACCGAGGAAAGAACTCGCTcgaaccttgacaacattgccaaagATATACTCTATAAGGCTCTAGACGAGTCACTGTTTCCTCGGGTGAGAAAATGCAAACCTGCGAAAGATATCTGGGATACTCTTATGCAAATTGGCGAAGGGGACGagcaagaaaaggagaaaaagctGACTATCGCCATGAAAAGGTTTGAAGATTTCAAACTTGGCGCAAAAGAATCCATATCTGACATGGAAGCTCGCTTTATGAAACTGTTATTGGACATTGGAGACCTTGATGAGGAGAAGCTCACACAAAAAGAGATAAACCTAAAAATCCTCCGTGGACTGCCGAAGAGTTGGGAGATGAAGGTTATCGCCATGCGTGACCACTGA